From the genome of Sulfurovum riftiae, one region includes:
- a CDS encoding metallophosphoesterase: MRVYLFFAVFLLFFFALHYLFYSRVIRKLLFSEKIKRTLTFLLGFNFIFNVLYVIGRYTDYIGNSLYYLFSLSIGISFVLLLYLVVHEILEIFHKSLKKVDHEKRHFFKKSGDSMLLALSTAYVGAGAYEGRKEPVVNVVKFGTFDFSIVQISDLHIGGLIDQEFVRHAVEKINVLNPDIVCITGDLIDTSLEYITPAIRELDGIKAKHGIYYILGNHEYFHDPMEIIDFIKTTRLTLLMNENITIDALKLNIAGVTDLIGYRMGLLEPDIHKAFKGVNPDYRTLLLAHQPKFIEELGSYRPDLILSGHTHGGQIWPFGHLVKLQQPFVKGLHELPNGSSIYVNSGIGFWGPPMRLGSQAEISYIV; encoded by the coding sequence ATGAGAGTGTATCTGTTTTTTGCCGTTTTTCTACTCTTTTTTTTCGCCCTGCATTATCTTTTTTACTCGAGGGTCATCAGAAAACTGCTTTTTTCAGAGAAGATCAAACGGACACTTACCTTTTTGCTTGGCTTCAACTTTATTTTCAATGTACTTTATGTTATCGGGCGATATACAGATTACATAGGTAACAGCCTCTACTACCTCTTTTCACTCTCTATTGGTATCTCTTTTGTACTCCTTCTCTATCTTGTCGTTCATGAGATACTTGAAATCTTTCATAAATCATTGAAAAAAGTGGACCATGAAAAAAGGCACTTCTTCAAAAAGAGCGGTGACAGTATGCTTTTGGCACTCTCGACCGCGTATGTCGGTGCAGGTGCCTATGAAGGCAGAAAGGAACCGGTGGTCAATGTCGTGAAATTCGGTACTTTTGACTTCTCCATCGTACAGATAAGCGATCTGCATATAGGAGGCCTGATAGACCAGGAGTTCGTACGCCACGCAGTTGAAAAAATAAACGTACTCAACCCTGATATCGTCTGCATTACCGGTGATCTCATCGATACATCACTCGAATACATTACTCCTGCGATCAGGGAACTCGATGGTATCAAGGCCAAACACGGTATCTACTATATTTTGGGGAATCATGAGTATTTTCATGATCCAATGGAGATCATTGATTTCATCAAAACGACCAGACTGACCCTTCTGATGAATGAAAATATCACCATAGATGCCCTCAAACTCAATATCGCAGGGGTCACAGACCTTATAGGATATCGGATGGGACTGCTTGAACCTGACATCCATAAAGCCTTCAAAGGAGTCAACCCCGACTACAGGACACTGCTCTTGGCACATCAACCCAAGTTCATAGAAGAACTGGGGAGCTACCGCCCTGACCTCATTCTCAGCGGCCATACCCACGGCGGGCAGATCTGGCCGTTCGGACATCTGGTCAAGCTGCAGCAGCCTTTTGTCAAAGGGCTTCACGAGCTGCCAAACGGTTCAAGCATCTACGTCAATAGCGGTATCGGTTTCTGGGGACCTCCTATGCGGCTTGGTTCTCAGGCAGAGATAAGCTACATTGTATAA